A window of Candidatus Sericytochromatia bacterium genomic DNA:
CCAGCCGGTCGGCCGCCTGCAGCAGATACTGCTCCAGCTTGCGCAAGCGCGTCAGCAGGGCTGGTTGGTTGGCCAGGCCAGGCAGATGCACCGGTAACTCGAAGCTGGGCAGGCCGTTGACCTCCCAGACCAGCGGCGTCCGGCCCCCCGTCTGCGCCCGCCACAGGGCGAGCGGGACGCCCTGCCAGACATCGCGCACGTGCCAGAGGGCATGCGGGCCCTGCTGGGCCAGCGCCAGCACGTGGGCGCCGAAGGTATCGGCGCGTTCCAGCAGGTTGCGCGACGCATCCCTTGGCAGCGCGTGGTGGCGGATCTCCGGCGGAAAACTCGGCTGTGCCCGCGCGGCCAAGGTGGCGAGGTCCACCTCCCAGCCCGCTGCCAGCAAGCCGTCGAGCAGGGCTTGGATGTGGCGACTGGCCCCTTTGGGGGCCGGCACGGCATCGAAGGAGGCGTAAAGAAGGCGCGGCATGAACGACTACCCAATCTTAACACCCGTCCATCCGGGGTGTTGGTGAAACGTTGGCGGATGCCTGGACAACCCTTTCGTGAGCCGCAGTCAGGCTCGCACCCCCTCCCGAACCGCCGTCGCCAGAAGCCCGGCAAGGAGCCCCCCGATGTCCCGTGTTCGCAGCCACCAGGCCTCCGCCTCCCCATATGCCGCGTTCATTCGCCAGCAAGCGGCCAAGCACGGCGTGCCGACTCGCTTGGCAATGCGCGTGATCCGCGCCGAATCGGGCGGCCGGGTCCGGGCCCGCAGCCACAAAGGTGCCCAGGGCTTGATGCAACTGATGCCCGCCACGGCCCGAGCGATGGGCGTGCGCAATCCCTATGACCCGCTTCAAAATCTCGCCGGCGGGATCCGCTACCTGGGTCAGATGTTGCGGATGTTCGGCGGCCGCGAAGACCTGGCCGTGGCCGCTTACAACGCAGGGCCCGGGGCCGTGAAGAAACACCGCGGGATTCCACCCTACCGGGAAACGCGCAATTACGTGCAGCGCGTCCTCGGCAGCGCCTGAACGCTCTTTTCGCCGCTCTCTCCTGCTGTCTTCATCCTCCCTCTCTCTCCTACTCTCCCACCCTCTCCAACATCCCTCTCTCTCCTGCTCTCCCACTCTCTCCAACATCCCTCCCTCTCTCCTACTCTCCTTCTCTCTCCAATCATCTCTCCCTCTCTCTTACTCTCCTTCTCTCTCCTACTCTCTCCAACATCCCTCTCTCCTACCTCCAATCCACACGGGGACCAAGAACCCAAGCGCCCTCCCAACCCCTCGGGGTCGGGAGGGTGTTTGGGATTTTCGGGTTGGCACGGGACCTGACGGGTTCCCCTGGGCGTGGGGCGAGGCTGACGTCGCGAACGGTTCAGAGAACCGTCCGCGACGTCAGGGTATCGCACGCAGCGGGAAGAAACGCACCAGGTTGGCCCCGGCATCCGCCACGACCAGGCGCCCTTGGCCGTCCACCAGCAACGAGGTGGGCAGCACCAGGGCGTCGACCGCGGTCGGGTCGGTCAGAAATCGGCCCCCGGGGCCGACCAGGGTGGTGACCCGGCCCTCCCGATCAACCCGCCGGATGCGGGCCGGCACCACGGGCAGGGTGCTGAAGTCGATCAGGGGGGCCCCACCCGGTAGGTTGAACAGGGCGTGGGAATAGACCGTGCCGAGCTCCGCCACATAAAGGTTCCCCTCCGGGTCGTAACAGAGGGCCGCCGGGGCGGCCATGGCCACCTCGGTAGCTGGCTTGCCCTCGTCAGCACCCGCATAGGAGGCGCTGAGCCGGCCGATGCTCTGGGCCAGCGGGACGCCCATGAACGCCTCGATGCGTGGCGCATTGCCCTGCGGTTGCAGCACCCGCCGTACCCGGAAGTTGCCCACGTCGGTGATCAGCAAGTCACCTTGGGGCGTGACCCCCAGTCCACCGGGACGCTCCAACTGCGCCTGGTCCGCCGGGCCACCATCCCCGGCGTCGCCCTTTTCGCCGCTGCCTGCCAGCAACTGCGCCTGGCCCGTCTCCTGCAGCCGGACCACCTGGTTGCGATAGACGGCTGAAAAATAGAACGGTCCCTGGGAAGCAGCGGTGAAGCCGAAGCAATCCAGCAGGTTCACCGCATTGGGGGCCAGCGTCTGTCCGGCGGAAAGGCGCATCGGCACGGGAGCAGAATTTTTTGCCAGCACCCGCACCTCGCCGGCGGCTTCGTCGATCACGCGCACGGCGAAGTTGAGCCGATCGACCACGTACAACAGGCCATTTCTGGCCAACAGGGCATTGGGACCGTTGAATCGCGCCAGGTCGAGCGTCTGCGTGGCGGTGGTTCCGCCCATCACGCCGCCGGACAAGCGGGTCAGGTTGCCATCTTTCCAGGCCTGGACGGCATTGCCGCCCATCTCGGCTATCAGCAGACGCCCTTGAGCGTCCAGCGCCAGTCCCTGCGGAACGTTCAGGGCGACGCCCTTGGCCGGGTCGAAGGGCCGTTTCGGGTCGAGGCCGGCCAGCAAGCTGGTCTGCCCCTCCCGGGTCACGCGGTGGACCAGCGAGGTGTCGGCATCGATCACCAGCACGGAACCGTCCGGTTGCGGCAACAGGTCG
This region includes:
- a CDS encoding glycosyltransferase family 4 protein, with translation MPRLLYASFDAVPAPKGASRHIQALLDGLLAAGWEVDLATLAARAQPSFPPEIRHHALPRDASRNLLERADTFGAHVLALAQQGPHALWHVRDVWQGVPLALWRAQTGGRTPLVWEVNGLPSFELPVHLPGLANQPALLTRLRKLEQYLLQAADRLVTVSPVTARCLVDLGAEAKRVEVVPNGVTLADYPPRADDDEGP
- a CDS encoding lytic transglycosylase domain-containing protein is translated as MSRVRSHQASASPYAAFIRQQAAKHGVPTRLAMRVIRAESGGRVRARSHKGAQGLMQLMPATARAMGVRNPYDPLQNLAGGIRYLGQMLRMFGGREDLAVAAYNAGPGAVKKHRGIPPYRETRNYVQRVLGSA